DNA from Haloferax volcanii DS2:
TGGAACAGCAGCCCCATCTTCTCTTCGAGGCCGTAGTCCTTCACGTAGGTGTTCTGGACGGTGATGTCGCCCTCCTCGTAGCCGGCGTCGGCGAGAATCTGCCGCGCCCGCTCGGGGTCGTAGGTCGGCTGGACGATGTCGTCGTTGTGGACGCCGAACGACGACGGGAGCGGGCCCTGCGCGGGGAGCGACCCCGGCGCGATTTCGTTGCGCGCCGTCTCGTAGTCGAAGCCGTAAGCCATCGCCTCGCGGACCGCGGGGTCGTCGGTCGGGGCCTTCTGGGTGTTGATTTTGAAGTAGAACGTCGTCACCGTCGGCACCGACTCGACGCGGATGTCGTCTTCGGCAGCGAGCGCCTCGTAGGTCTCCTCGCTTTGGTACTGGCTCGACATGTCGAGTTCGCCCGTCTTCATCAGCGAGCGGACGGTCGGGTCGTTGGTGATGATTTGGACGGTGACGTTGTCGTACGCGCCGTCTTTGAACGAGCCCCAGTAGTCCGCGTAGCGGCTGAACGAGATCTGGGCCTGCCGCTCGAAGCCCGCGAGCTCGTACGGGCCGGAGCCGGCGTCGTTGTCGTTGAGGAACGACTGGGCGTAGTCGCCGCGGTCGCCGAAGTCGCCGTCCTCGGCGTTGTCGAGGACCTGCTGTTTGTCGACGACGAACAGTAACACGAGCGTCGCGAGGAACGGCGAGTGGACGCGGTCGAGCGTGAACGACACGGTCCGCTCGTCCTCGACGGTCACGTTCTCCTTCGAGAGCACGTTACCGAGCAGCGACGAGTAGCCTTGGTTGATATCGAGGAAGCGCTCGGCCGAGAACTGCACGTCCTCCGCCGTAACGGGGTTGCCGCTGTGGAACGTCGCGCCCTCGCGGAGCGTGAACGTGTAGGTCTGGTTGTCGTCCGAGACGGTCCAGTCCTCCGCGAGGTGCCCCTGCAAATTCCCCTCCGTATCGGGGAACACGAGCGGGTCGTAGAGGTTGACCAACGCGAGCACCTGCGTGTAGTCGGTCCCCTTCGCGGGGTCGACGGTCCCGAAGCGCTGGGTCGCGCTCATGCGGAGCGTCGAACTGCCCGAGTCGCCGCCGGACGACGACTCCGTCTCTGTCTCCTCGTCGTCGCCGCCCGAGGCCGTGGTCTGTTCTTGGCCGTCGTAGCTCTCGCCGCCGCCGGAACAGCCCGCGAGACCGGCGATTCCGGCCGTCCCGAGCGCCTTGAGGAAGTTCCGCCGACTCGCCGCGTCTCCGAACCGAGCGCGGACCGACTCCGACGCCGAACCCACCTGCGACCGCATCTGTGTGATGTCTTTTCTCGACATACGTTACTCATCCTCACAGAGGTGCAATGGAACATAAAGATACCGTATAGTAACCTAAAACAATATTCTCGGTTCAAAACGAAATGCCCGATGAACAATATGGAACAATGTGGCTGTCTGTCGTCTGCCACACGTCTGGTCGTGTCTCCGTAATCGACGGACTGCACGACCGTCCGAAGCACGTCGCCGGCTGTCGTGGACGATTG
Protein-coding regions in this window:
- a CDS encoding ABC transporter substrate-binding protein — encoded protein: MRSQVGSASESVRARFGDAASRRNFLKALGTAGIAGLAGCSGGGESYDGQEQTTASGGDDEETETESSSGGDSGSSTLRMSATQRFGTVDPAKGTDYTQVLALVNLYDPLVFPDTEGNLQGHLAEDWTVSDDNQTYTFTLREGATFHSGNPVTAEDVQFSAERFLDINQGYSSLLGNVLSKENVTVEDERTVSFTLDRVHSPFLATLVLLFVVDKQQVLDNAEDGDFGDRGDYAQSFLNDNDAGSGPYELAGFERQAQISFSRYADYWGSFKDGAYDNVTVQIITNDPTVRSLMKTGELDMSSQYQSEETYEALAAEDDIRVESVPTVTTFYFKINTQKAPTDDPAVREAMAYGFDYETARNEIAPGSLPAQGPLPSSFGVHNDDIVQPTYDPERARQILADAGYEEGDITVQNTYVKDYGLEEKMGLLFQQNMDEIGIDVELNPQTWGTMTELATSVEDTPHINQVFYGPVYPSPDTVFYNQYHSEAASTWMSMEHLEDENVDSLIDEARSTVDADARAELYAEVQERIANQYPDLFIFVQSKKHAFAADVAGYTFRPSMSFDYWFPDIYQE